Proteins encoded in a region of the Perca fluviatilis chromosome 6, GENO_Pfluv_1.0, whole genome shotgun sequence genome:
- the ydjc gene encoding carbohydrate deacetylase isoform X2: MPQPRMMLVVTGDDFGYCPRRNQGIVESFQAGGISNVSLLVNASAAKEAADLAKRHNIPMGLHANLSEGVPVCPSLQQASTLVNQQGFFHGKMGFRQALERGQLSMKQVELELRAQVRLFRELTGHLPHHMDGHQHVHVLPEVREVFAQVLSDLKIPYTRVPVEPGLHSCPAMPEHLHAFYTEVEKDALDSIPVFTRYGIRWPDVYLGLTTMGQNMSVPNLQRALSHALAAGPSSGTTCSSASGSHPPVVTAELMVHPGYPSHPQEGGCGEGPDDFSQSADRQHELSVLRDPSLLALYSQERVQLCAFKDI; this comes from the exons ATGCCACAGCCCAGAATGATGCTGGTGGTGACGGGAGATGACTTTGGCTACTGTCCCAGGAGAAACCAGGGGATTGTAGAAAGCTTCCAGGCTGGAGGCATTTCTAATGTGTCACTGCTGGTCAACGCCTCTGCTGCCAAAGAGGCAGCAGATCTGGCTAAAAG GCACAACATCCCCATGGGCCTCCACGCCAACCTGTCCGAGGGCGTTCCAGTGTGTCCGAGCCTGCAGCAGGCCTCCACGCTGGTAAACCAGCAAGGATTCTTCCATGGGAAGATGGGCTTCCGCCAGGCGCTGGAGAGAGGTCAGCTCAGCATGAAACAG GTGGAGCTGGAGTTGCGGGCCCAAGTCCGGCTGTTCAGGGAACTGACGGGGCACCTGCCCCACCACATGGACGGACACCAGCACGTCCATGTCCTGCCAG AGGTGCGTGAGGTGTTTGCACAGGTCCTGTCAGATCTCAAGATCCCATACACTCGAGTTCCAGTGGAGCCAGGTTTACACAGCTGTCCAGCCATGCCAGAACACCTCCACGCATTCTACACAGAGGTGGAGAAGGACGCGCTGGACTCCATCCCTGTCTTCACTCGCTATGGAAtcag GTGGCCAGATGTGTACCTGGGACTGACCACCATGGGCCAAAACATGTCGGTCCCCAACCTGCAGAGGGCCCTGAGCCACGCCTTGGCGGCAGGGCCTTCTTCAGGCACTACCTGCAGCAGTGCATCAGGCTCTCATCCTCCTGTGGTCACAGCGGAGCTCATGGTCCACCCGGGTTACCCCAGCCACCCCCAGGAAGGAGGCTGTGGAGAGGGCCCCGACGACTTCTCCCAGTCAGCTGACAGACAGCACGAGCTGAGCGTGCTCAGAGACCCGTCGCTGCTGGCCCTCTACAGCCAGGAGAGAGTGCAGCTCTGTGCCTTCAAAGACATCTGA
- the ydjc gene encoding carbohydrate deacetylase isoform X1, which yields MIQLKYILTPPVNCFVVYILKNCGSLILKFPWRLGGTPCFLQQRAVKSSPLRTTPLRFAASRKYGSFSPGLCGFGLYGQPCGIQWTSAIMPQPRMMLVVTGDDFGYCPRRNQGIVESFQAGGISNVSLLVNASAAKEAADLAKRHNIPMGLHANLSEGVPVCPSLQQASTLVNQQGFFHGKMGFRQALERGQLSMKQVELELRAQVRLFRELTGHLPHHMDGHQHVHVLPEVREVFAQVLSDLKIPYTRVPVEPGLHSCPAMPEHLHAFYTEVEKDALDSIPVFTRYGIRWPDVYLGLTTMGQNMSVPNLQRALSHALAAGPSSGTTCSSASGSHPPVVTAELMVHPGYPSHPQEGGCGEGPDDFSQSADRQHELSVLRDPSLLALYSQERVQLCAFKDI from the exons ATGATTcaactaaaatatattttgacaCCCCCAGTAAACTGTTTTGtagtttacattttaaagaactgCGGAAGTCTTATTTTGAAGTTTCCTTGGCGGCTGGGTGGGACGCCATGTTTCCTCCAGCAGAGGGCGGTAAAGTCAAGTCCACTCCGGACTACACCATTACGGTTTGCTGCCAGTCGGAAGTACGGTTCATTTTCACCGGGCTTGTGTGGCTTCGGACTATATGGACAGCCGTGTGGAATACAATGG ACATCAGCAATAATGCCACAGCCCAGAATGATGCTGGTGGTGACGGGAGATGACTTTGGCTACTGTCCCAGGAGAAACCAGGGGATTGTAGAAAGCTTCCAGGCTGGAGGCATTTCTAATGTGTCACTGCTGGTCAACGCCTCTGCTGCCAAAGAGGCAGCAGATCTGGCTAAAAG GCACAACATCCCCATGGGCCTCCACGCCAACCTGTCCGAGGGCGTTCCAGTGTGTCCGAGCCTGCAGCAGGCCTCCACGCTGGTAAACCAGCAAGGATTCTTCCATGGGAAGATGGGCTTCCGCCAGGCGCTGGAGAGAGGTCAGCTCAGCATGAAACAG GTGGAGCTGGAGTTGCGGGCCCAAGTCCGGCTGTTCAGGGAACTGACGGGGCACCTGCCCCACCACATGGACGGACACCAGCACGTCCATGTCCTGCCAG AGGTGCGTGAGGTGTTTGCACAGGTCCTGTCAGATCTCAAGATCCCATACACTCGAGTTCCAGTGGAGCCAGGTTTACACAGCTGTCCAGCCATGCCAGAACACCTCCACGCATTCTACACAGAGGTGGAGAAGGACGCGCTGGACTCCATCCCTGTCTTCACTCGCTATGGAAtcag GTGGCCAGATGTGTACCTGGGACTGACCACCATGGGCCAAAACATGTCGGTCCCCAACCTGCAGAGGGCCCTGAGCCACGCCTTGGCGGCAGGGCCTTCTTCAGGCACTACCTGCAGCAGTGCATCAGGCTCTCATCCTCCTGTGGTCACAGCGGAGCTCATGGTCCACCCGGGTTACCCCAGCCACCCCCAGGAAGGAGGCTGTGGAGAGGGCCCCGACGACTTCTCCCAGTCAGCTGACAGACAGCACGAGCTGAGCGTGCTCAGAGACCCGTCGCTGCTGGCCCTCTACAGCCAGGAGAGAGTGCAGCTCTGTGCCTTCAAAGACATCTGA
- the ak6 gene encoding adenylate kinase isoenzyme 6 encodes MKMRKRPNVLLTGTPGVGKTTLGKELAQRTGLTYVNIGDLAQEGQLYDGYDEEYQCPILDEDRVVDELDEKMVEGGAIVDYHGCDLFPERWFHIVFVLRTDNTQLYTRLESRGYAGKKLQDNVQCEIFQTIYEEAMEAYSEEIVHQLPSNTPEDLERNLEQIVQWIEQWMKDHN; translated from the exons ATGAAGATGAGGAAGCGTCCAAACGTCCTGCTAACAG GAACCCCTGGTGTTGGAAAGACCACTCTGGGAAAGGAGCTGGCCCAGAGGACAGGGCTCACCTATGTCAACATAGGAGACCTGGCCCAGGAAG GACAACTTTATGATGGGTATGATGAAGAGTACCAGTGCCCAATTTTGGATGAGGACAGG GTGGTGGATGAGCTGGATGAAAAGATGGTAGAAGGGGGTGCAATCGTTGACTATCATGGCTGTGACCTGTTCCCTGAACGCTGGTTCCACATCGTCTTTGTCCTCCGCACAGACAACACCCAACTGTACACACGGCTAGAGAGCAG GGGTTACGCAGGGAAGAAGCTGCAGGACAACGTGCAGTGTGAGATCTTCCAGACCATCTACGAGGAGGCCATGGAGGCCTACAGCGAGGAGATCGTCCACCAGTTGCCCAGCAACACTCCCGAGGACCTGGAGCGCAACCTGGAGCAGATAGTTCAGTGGATTGAGCAGTGGATGAAGGACCACAACTAG